A part of Polyangiaceae bacterium genomic DNA contains:
- a CDS encoding GMC family oxidoreductase yields MSDAFDHDWIIIGSGFGGSVSALRLVEKGYDVKLLEAGKRMRPEDFPQSNWNVKRWLWAPALGCRGLFQMQFFKHVTVLAGAGFGGGSLTYANTLPIPKSGFFKSPSWGGLADWEAELTPHYQTARRMLGAVETPFLTPPDQILKQIATERGAADRFESTQVAVYFDNPGKTVPDPFFDGKGPPRTGCIRCGACMTGCKHGAKNTLDKNYLYLAENQGLKISDESRVTRILPREAGGYDVEFEKAGAIERVSAKRVIVSAGALGTNKLLLRQKGDPEALPKLSNTLGTQVRTNSESLIFVTVKDREQDLSKGVAIGSIYQIDDNSHLEVVRYGEGSGFFRTMQMPHVGGYSPGAIKLLRAMLLCLLHPIKMLRAVLVGDWAKSTIILLYMKTAEGTLRFKLGRSVFTAFRRGMVTELEGGEAPTASIPEATELAEAFAKKTGGIPFSGFTETLFNIPTTAHILGGCTMGASAEQGVIDAQHRVFGYEGLYVIDGSTISANPGVNPSLTITALAERAMSLIPAKVALPDEAHAAQ; encoded by the coding sequence ATGAGCGACGCGTTCGATCACGACTGGATCATCATTGGTTCCGGTTTCGGCGGGAGTGTCTCCGCCTTGCGGCTGGTGGAGAAGGGCTACGACGTCAAGTTGCTCGAGGCCGGCAAGCGAATGCGCCCCGAGGATTTTCCCCAGAGCAATTGGAACGTGAAGCGGTGGCTCTGGGCACCGGCGCTGGGCTGCCGTGGTCTATTTCAGATGCAGTTCTTCAAGCACGTGACGGTGCTCGCGGGCGCCGGCTTTGGCGGTGGCAGCCTCACATATGCGAACACGCTGCCGATCCCTAAGAGCGGCTTCTTCAAGAGCCCGAGCTGGGGAGGCCTCGCGGATTGGGAGGCCGAGCTGACGCCGCACTACCAAACAGCGCGCCGCATGCTTGGCGCCGTGGAAACGCCGTTCCTCACCCCCCCAGACCAAATCCTCAAGCAAATCGCAACAGAGCGAGGTGCCGCAGACCGCTTCGAGAGCACCCAGGTTGCGGTGTACTTCGACAACCCGGGAAAAACCGTCCCGGATCCCTTCTTCGACGGAAAGGGGCCGCCTCGTACGGGCTGCATCCGCTGCGGTGCGTGCATGACCGGCTGCAAGCACGGCGCGAAGAACACCCTCGACAAGAACTACCTTTACCTCGCGGAAAACCAAGGACTAAAAATCTCCGACGAGTCCAGGGTCACCCGCATTCTACCGCGCGAGGCAGGCGGCTATGACGTGGAGTTCGAAAAGGCGGGAGCCATTGAGCGCGTCTCCGCGAAGCGAGTCATTGTGTCCGCAGGCGCCCTCGGCACGAACAAGCTCTTGCTACGTCAAAAGGGCGACCCCGAGGCGCTACCCAAGCTCTCGAACACCCTCGGCACCCAAGTGCGCACGAACTCGGAGTCGCTGATCTTCGTGACGGTCAAGGATCGCGAACAAGACCTGTCCAAGGGTGTCGCAATCGGCAGCATCTACCAGATCGACGACAACTCACACCTCGAGGTGGTGCGTTACGGCGAAGGCTCCGGTTTCTTCCGCACGATGCAAATGCCCCACGTCGGGGGCTATAGCCCTGGCGCCATCAAGTTGCTGCGCGCGATGCTGCTCTGCCTACTGCATCCAATCAAGATGCTGCGCGCCGTGCTCGTCGGTGACTGGGCCAAGAGCACGATCATCTTGCTCTACATGAAGACCGCAGAGGGCACCCTGCGCTTCAAGCTCGGCCGCTCCGTCTTCACCGCGTTTCGGCGCGGCATGGTCACCGAGCTCGAGGGGGGAGAGGCGCCCACCGCTTCGATCCCCGAGGCAACGGAACTCGCAGAGGCGTTCGCAAAGAAGACCGGCGGGATCCCTTTCAGCGGCTTCACCGAGACGCTCTTCAACATCCCGACGACCGCGCACATACTTGGCGGCTGCACCATGGGCGCGAGCGCCGAGCAAGGCGTCATCGACGCGCAGCACCGCGTGTTTGGCTATGAGGGACTCTACGTGATCGATGGCTCCACCATATCGGCAAACCCCGGCGTGAATCCGTCACTGACCATCACGGCGCTGGCAGAGCGCGCGATGAGCCTGATCCCCGCAAAGGTCGCGCTGCCAGACGAAGCGCACGCGGCGCAGTAG
- a CDS encoding carbon-nitrogen family hydrolase, producing MRVAAVQYDIAWEDPAQNFERLRKRIAEAAQAGASLVVLPEMFSCGFSMATERISEPFAGPSAQFVAREAQAHGVWLCGSFPELLPEDAESKHDARPANTLVLSSPDGELSRYQKIHPFTFAREHEHYRAGTEFLVREVCGVSCCFFVCYDLRFANEFWVNAPRTDCYVVVANWPEKRRSHWQALLLARAIENQAYVVGVNRVGKGGELDYAGDSAIIDPLGQTLCSAAISETTLYAELDAALVKKARERFPVLQDRRDP from the coding sequence ATGCGGGTCGCGGCGGTTCAGTACGACATCGCGTGGGAGGACCCGGCACAGAACTTCGAGCGGCTCCGCAAGCGCATCGCCGAGGCAGCGCAGGCGGGCGCGAGCCTGGTCGTGTTGCCTGAGATGTTCAGCTGCGGCTTCTCCATGGCGACCGAGCGCATATCCGAGCCGTTTGCGGGGCCCAGCGCGCAGTTCGTGGCACGAGAGGCGCAGGCGCATGGGGTTTGGCTTTGTGGTTCGTTTCCAGAGCTCCTGCCTGAGGATGCGGAGTCAAAGCACGATGCGCGCCCGGCGAACACTCTGGTGCTCTCGAGCCCTGACGGTGAGCTCAGCCGCTATCAGAAGATTCACCCTTTTACCTTCGCGCGGGAGCACGAACATTACCGGGCGGGAACAGAGTTCCTGGTGCGGGAGGTGTGTGGTGTCTCCTGCTGCTTCTTCGTCTGCTACGACCTGCGCTTTGCCAACGAGTTCTGGGTGAACGCGCCGCGCACAGACTGCTACGTGGTCGTTGCGAACTGGCCCGAGAAGCGCCGCAGCCACTGGCAAGCGCTGCTTCTCGCCCGCGCCATCGAGAACCAGGCCTACGTCGTCGGGGTGAACCGGGTCGGTAAAGGCGGTGAGCTCGACTACGCCGGAGACAGCGCGATCATCGATCCACTAGGTCAGACGTTGTGCAGCGCCGCGATCAGCGAGACCACGCTTTACGCTGAGCTAGATGCCGCGCTAGTCAAGAAGGCGCGGGAGCGCTTCCCGGTGCTCCAAGATAGACGCGATCCATAG
- a CDS encoding aminotransferase class I/II-fold pyridoxal phosphate-dependent enzyme has protein sequence MTSLRLPHLSSRLQGFGTTIFAEMTRLAIEHQALNLGQGFPDFDAPTEVKEAAQRAIAGGLNQYARSFGVPQLNQAIAEHQAQYRGLTYDPTSEITVYSGATEAICATLQALCETGDEVVMFEPFYDSYRASVAMAGAVSRVVTLSPGKNGFEYSLAELEAAISGKTRLILLNTPHNPTGKVFTSQELQQIAELCQRHDLLAVTDEVYEHLVYEGEHVCLASLPGMRERTVVISSAGKTFSCTGWKIGWTCAPPELTRALRAAHQFITFATATPFQHAVAHALGLGPGYFEQLRGEYRARRDLLSAGLRDVGFGVIEPQGSYFICADIRGLGFASGTQLCQILPRVAGVAAIPNAAFYLDPARGDALVRFAFCKTRSVLEQSVERLRQSIDKLRAEANGAGISGGR, from the coding sequence ATGACGAGCCTGCGTTTGCCCCACCTCAGCAGTCGGCTTCAGGGTTTCGGTACTACGATCTTCGCTGAAATGACGCGCCTCGCGATCGAGCATCAGGCGCTGAATCTCGGCCAGGGTTTTCCGGATTTCGACGCACCGACCGAGGTGAAGGAAGCAGCGCAGCGCGCTATCGCCGGTGGATTGAACCAATACGCTCGGAGCTTCGGCGTGCCTCAGCTCAATCAGGCGATCGCTGAGCACCAGGCGCAGTACCGCGGCTTGACGTACGACCCTACGAGCGAGATCACCGTCTACTCGGGCGCCACCGAAGCCATCTGCGCGACACTTCAGGCGCTCTGCGAGACCGGTGACGAGGTCGTGATGTTCGAGCCTTTCTACGACTCCTACCGCGCTAGTGTGGCGATGGCGGGTGCTGTGTCGCGCGTGGTGACATTATCCCCAGGGAAAAATGGATTCGAATACTCCCTGGCAGAGCTGGAAGCCGCCATCAGCGGGAAGACAAGGCTCATCCTGCTGAATACGCCTCACAACCCAACCGGAAAGGTCTTCACGTCGCAGGAACTGCAGCAAATCGCAGAGCTCTGCCAGCGTCATGATTTGCTGGCAGTAACGGACGAGGTCTACGAGCACCTCGTCTACGAGGGGGAGCACGTCTGCCTGGCGAGCCTGCCAGGCATGCGCGAGCGAACGGTGGTGATCAGCTCCGCTGGCAAGACGTTCTCCTGCACCGGCTGGAAGATCGGCTGGACTTGCGCGCCACCCGAGCTGACCCGAGCGCTGCGAGCCGCGCACCAGTTCATCACGTTCGCAACGGCGACACCGTTTCAGCATGCCGTGGCTCACGCCCTAGGCCTGGGGCCTGGCTATTTCGAACAACTGCGAGGCGAATACCGCGCGCGTCGCGACCTGCTGAGCGCCGGGCTCCGAGACGTGGGCTTCGGGGTGATTGAACCTCAGGGGAGCTACTTTATCTGCGCAGATATTCGCGGGCTGGGCTTCGCGAGCGGGACCCAACTCTGTCAGATCCTGCCGCGGGTTGCTGGAGTTGCGGCGATCCCCAACGCTGCGTTCTACCTGGATCCAGCGCGTGGCGACGCCCTCGTGCGCTTCGCTTTTTGCAAGACTCGAAGCGTGCTCGAACAGAGCGTGGAGCGACTGCGGCAAAGCATAGATAAGCTCCGCGCGGAAGCAAACGGCGCTGGGATCTCGGGAGGCCGGTGA